Sequence from the Helicobacter pylori genome:
AATAAAAGGAATGGCTAAAATAGAAATGATATAGCAATAAGGCTTATAAATTTGCATTTACTCTACTTTTATTTTATTATCTAATAAACTCATAAAATGCATAAAATCATTCTCAAAACTCTCATCTTTCATAAACTCTTCAAACTCCTCTTCGCTTTTAACCCAAACTTCACTAATATATTCCATTAAAAGAGTGAAATTTTCTTTCAGATTTTCTTGTAATATTTTTGCTTGATTTCCATCTTTTAGAAAATGGGGAGCATTGATAATGCTTTGAGAACTTTTAATAATAGATGCCATTTTTTCTAAATAATTTCTAATTAAATCAATATCAGTTTCTTTTGTCATAAATTCATCCCTTTTAAAATTTTCTTATCCCCTTTTAAACAATGCGCTACGATGAAAGCGCTTTTTTTGATAGCTAGGTTTAAAATTTTTGTTTTTTCACTCCAAGCTTTCAGTTGCGTTTCAATATCTTGCAATAAGCCCAAATGGATAACATTTTCTCCTAAAAGTGCCGCATTATTTAAATGGTAAGCAATCTGGTTAAAATTAGAACAAGTCGCATTCAATGAGCTATATAGCATCGCTAAACTGCCTAAAGCGCTTGTGATTTTTTGCTGTTTGTAGAAACTAATTTGGCTATTTAAAATAAGATTTTCTACAATTTTGGTGTAAGACTTGTTGTGCCTAGTTTTTAAATCATTTAAAATTTGGACACATCTAACATCCAATAAAAATTCCATCCTTTTAAACACTCCTTGTAGTAGTTTAGGTTTTGGCATTAGATCTTGTAGTTTTTGTAATTGGTTAGCCAAGATGCTTTTTTGTGATGGTGTGGTAGTAGGGTTTTGCATTTTTTCTTTGGCATCAAATAAAAAATCTTGTAAAATCCTATTGCTAATTTGCTTCAATCCTAATGCTTTAGCGATTTTCAAATCATCGTTCGCATCTTTGCTGATAGGCGTATAAATGTTTGGAATTTCTTTAGTGTGAGCGTAAAAAATTTTTTCCAAAATAGCGTTGAATTTTTGCCCCTGTTCATCATTATCCATTGCTAAAATAACATTAAGACTTAAATTAGGAATTTTTGGTTCTTTTAGGCGTAAGGCTAGAGCGGGCTTTAAAATGGGTTTAGGGATAAGATTATTTTTATCTCTTATGGGAGAGAAAATGGGATCATTAGGGACTTTTTTAGGGTCATTATCGTGTTTAACTAACTCTTTAGCACGCCATTTTTCATATCTTTTTTGAAAATTTATGTAATTTTCATAGTCCTCTAATTGCTTGTTGTAGCGATCAATTTCTTTGTGGTATTCATTGTATTCCTTACACTTATAAGTGTTGATGGTATTAAGAAATTTATCTACAAATTTTTGCATTCTTTCTTCTGTGAAATTACCAATAGTAGAAATAATAGCTGTTTGATTAGGATCAAACCCTTGCATTTCTAACACGCTTAAGCCATCAAAAACGCTTTCAGCTACAATGATATTTTGAATATTTTTAATATCTTGTGGGCATAAAACTTCAAAACCCTTGATAGAACCTGCTTGCATTAAGTGTTTAGTGGGATTAGTAGCACCTTGCATAGTGAAAGGTTTGGATAATCGCTTGTTATACCCACCCTGTATTAAGTTTCCATTATCATTGGTTAAATAGCAAGGCACGCATAAATTTGCATGTTCATCTTCTTTTAATAAATGATTGTAAGGTTTTAGTAAGGTTTTATCCAAAGAGCGACTATCCAATAAAGTGTGAAACAAGTCTGAGCTTTCTATATCGTAGGTAGGGAGCTTTTCAAATTGTTTCACCACTTTTTGACGCTCTGCTTCTTGTTCTTTGGTAATGATTGCATATAGCTTGGAATTGTTATATTTGTAGTTTGGCTTATCGCTAATTTCTAAATCATCTCTGTTTTTGATTAAATCATTAAAATCTAGCCCACGATTTTTACAAAAGGCGATAATCGTGCCTTTATCTTCATCGTTATGAGTGTTGAAATAATGATAACTCCCATCAGGCTTTCTTGAAACAATAAGTGTGCCTTTAATGGTATCGTATTCATTATAAAGAGCCGGGTTATTTTTGCTTGATTTCTCTACTTTGTGTTTATAACCATTAGAGAGTAAAATCTCATCTAATGGTAAGAATTGTAAATTAGCGATATAAGCCATAGTCTTTTACTCAAATCTACTTTTTTTAATCTTTTTGGCTAGTCTCATTTCATAATGTTTGGTTCTCGCATCATACAAAACACGATCCATTGCTTGAGTGAGAAATTTCATGACTTCAATCGCGGTCTCTACTTCGTTGATTTCAAATAATAATCTCATAGCGATTTCAATTTCCCTATGCACTGATTTAGGCAGATCTTTCACCAAAAGATTTATGTATTCTTTGTTTGTAGGATCAAAGCCTTTAGGGATCACATATTTTTGTGAAATTTTTAAATCTTTTTTGAGTGGGAATTGCATTTTTTGTCCTTTGTTTTCTTTATGATGCTAAAATTTCCTTATCCATAGATAGTTCATCTAATGTTCTATGGATATTCTTTTTTACAATTGCTTGTTGGTAAGAGCACTTGATATTTGGAATTTTTTTACCAACAAGTTGATCATAAGTCAATCTAAATCTATAAGAAAGACAAGGATTATTAACCGACACAAACTCCAAAAAAATATTGTTAAAGTTTTGCATTTGAAAATGCTTAGGGATATTCAAAAAGAATACACCGTGCTTGTTTGCGAGCTTGAATGCTCTATCTTTTAATTTCTTGAAAAGTTTTTTCAAATACCCACAAATTCCTAAAAAGAAGTTATTAGGTAAGTTGCTCTCCCCATTCAAACCTGAATATTCGTAGTCTTCTATTTTAGTGAAGTCATGCATAGACAAAAAACATAACCCTTTTCGTTCTTAAAAGCAGTTAAAAATCCTATTTCCTCTAAAATTTGGAGATTATGTCTTAAGGTTCTATCGCACCATTGCAAGCGAGTTAAGGCATAATGGCGGTTTAACGCAATTTTAGAACTTTTAGAATCTATAACGATTTCACTTAAAAGTTCCATGAGTTTCTTACAGCCTGTGCCACCAAAGAAAGTTGTATTGCTAGGAAAGTTCAATATCTTTTTAAAGATTTTACATTCAACATAACCAAATTTATTAAATCTGAAAGGAATAAACCTGTCTTTTGAATGCCTGGAATAACAGACATTGTTCACATGCATTTCTTTTAAGATATTCGCATCTAAAACTTTTCTTTTAAAAGCTCTTTCTCGCATAGTCCTAATTCCTAGATATTGATTTCTTAGAGATTAGAAAAAAATTACATTCTCTAAAGAATGCGTTTTAGACCCCTTAATTTTGGCCAGAGATTATTACTTTAACTTTAATTTAAGCTATAGGCCAGGATTTTTAGGGTGGATGAGTAAAATTTACACTGACAAACAACGCTATCTAAACGCCCTTTTAAAAATTAAAGATTTTAATTCCACTAGTTTAAAGGTGGAATGCTCTAGTTTTGAAGAAGTGTTGATCGCTTATCCTAATGATTTTTTCTATCTTGACCCCCCTTATGTGTTAGAAATTCTAAAATGTTTAAAGGGATTTATCCTATGCGTAATTTTCCTATCCACCATAATGGTTTTAAACATGAAGTCTTAGCTCACATGCTAAAAAGGCATAAAGGGCCATTTATTTTAAGTTATAATGACTGCGAATTTGTAAGGAATGCCTATAAAGATTTTAAAATTTTAGAGCCATCTTGGCAATACACTATGGGACAAGGCGAGATCAGAATGGGTAAAAATCGCTTAGAAAGAGGCGATAGTAACCATGTCAAACAATCTCATGAGTTATTGATTATCAAGGAGTAAAAATGCATATTAGCGAAGTCAAAACTGCCTTTAAAATCGCTGATGTAGAATATGTGAAAGACAGCACAAAGTTAAATTTCAACTATCTTAAGGATTTAAAAGATGAAAATAATCAATCTTTATCTCAAGATATTTTAACTCAAAATGTGGCTAGAGTGTATTTAATTGTTGTGAATGGTGAGATTAAAAAAATCGGTGGCTCTCAAGCAGATGGTGGGATTAAAAGCACGCTCAATATTTATAAAGATGGGGGAGTCAAAGGGAGGCCTAATATTAGAAGTTTTGGCGTGTGGTATTTTCTTTATCACACAATACTCACAGGGGCTAAAATAGAATTTTACATGATTTATCAGCCTAATTTTGAAACTCAAGTGAAAGGCTTGTTTGGTTTTCATGCAATCAAAGACGCAAGCATAAGCTATAAACTTTTAGAGCAAGCTTGCTTGACGGATTATAGAAACAATAACAATGACGCATTACCCGAATGGAATGTGCAAGAGCAAGGCAAAGATTAGTCAAATGATATTAAAGATGAGCATGCCAATACCACTCAAAAAGCTCAAAACAGAGAAAAGGCCATCCATAGAAAGGCGATTGACAAACCTAGCGGAACTTTAAAAGATTAAATAAAATAATCTTAACCTAAAAAAAGGGCTTTAAGTTTTTGCTCCATTTAAAAAGCATGGGTTTAGATGAAAGGAAAAAATAAAACTTGTATAAAGTAGCAGATATTTTTTGTGGTGCTGGAGGATTGAGCTATGGCTTTTCTGTGCATCCCCATTTTGAATTGATATGGGCCAACGATATAGACAAAGACGCTATTTTAAGCTATCAAGCCAATCATAAAGAGGCGCAAACCATTTTATGCGATATTATGCAACTTGATTGCCACAACTTACCATGCGTTTCAATTGATATTCTACTAGGAGGACCACCATGCCAGAGCTATTCTACCCTTGGCAAAAGAAAAATGGATGAAAAAGCGAATCTGTTTAAAGAATATTTGCGGCTCTTAGATTTAGTAAAACCAAAAATGTTTGTTTTTGAAAATGTGGTGGGTTTAATGTCTATGCAAAAAGGGCAATTATTCAAACAAATTTGTAACGCTTTTAAAGAGAGAGGTTATATTTTAGAGCATGCCATTTTAAACGCCCTAGATTATGGTGTGCCTCAAATAAGAGAGCGAGTGTTTTTAGTGGGCGCGCTCAAAAGCTTTAAACAAAAATTCCACTTCCCCAAACCCATAAAAACGCATTTTTCTCTAAAAGACGCTTTAGGGGATTTACCACCCATTCAAAGCGGTGAAAATGGTGATGCTTTAGGTTATCTTAAAAATGCGGATAATGTTTTTTTGGAATTTGTGCGAAATTCTAAAGAATTAAGCGAGCATAGCAGTCCTAAAAATAATGAAAAACTTATAAAAATCATGCAAACGCTAAAAGACGGACAGAGTAAAGATGATTTGCCCAAAAATTTACGCCCCAAAAGTGGTTATACTAATACCTATGCCAAAATGTGGTGGGAAAAACCAGCCCCCACTATTACAAGAAATTTTTCTACCCCAAGCAGTTCTAGGTGTATCCATCCAAGAGACTCTAGAGCGTTAAGCATTAGAGAGGGAGCAAGATTGCAAAGCTTTCCTGATAATTATAAATTCTGTGGGAGCTCTAGTGCTAAAAGATTGCAAATTGGCAATGCCGTGCCGCCTTTATTGAGTGCAGCGCTCGCACAGGCGGTTTTTGATTTTTTAAGGGATAAAAATGTTTGATAATAACGATTTTAAAGGTTATAGAAATTTATTGGGTTTTAATTCTCAAAATGCGTTTAAGGAATTTTTAGGTGCTAAAGACATACAACCTTGCGTTGATTTCAATTATTTAAACGCGCTCAAAAAAAGGCTTATTGAAATTTTTAGCGCTATCAATAGTGTTTATTGTTTTAAATATAATGAGTATGAATTGGAATGCTTTTTTAAAAACTCCATAGAGCGAGTGTTTTCAAAGATAGTGGACACTCATATTATTTATAAGCTGAATAATCAAGGCAGAAGACCTGAAGAAGTGTGTTTTTCTTGGATGCGTGGGTTTTTAGTAGCGGAGTTTTTTAAGGGTTTTATCGCTTGTCTTTTTGGCGCACAAAAAGAAACCATCAAATTTTTTGGTGGTGATAATTTTGAGAGCATAGAAAACTTTAAAAGAAGTCCTAAAGCCGATTTTTTGTTAGACAATCATTTATTGCTAGAAGTTCAAAGCGGGTTTCAAGGGATCAATGATATTAAAGAACATAAAGTTATAGAAGCTAAAAGGCGTTTGATAACGGATAAAATTCCTACTATTGTGGTGCATTTTGATCTGTTTAACGGGCAAGTAGCGTGCGTAGAAATTTCTAAAATCAAAGACAATGATTTGAATTGGATAACCCGCCAACAAATGGAAGGGCAGAGCGTTTTTAACATTTCGCAAAACTTTTTTGATTACAAAATTACAGAAATACCTAGTAAGCCACTTTCATAAAAACCAATAGCATAATACGGCCTAAATAAAATACAAGATAATAGCATTAAAATGTGGCAAGGTGGATTGAATGTTCGTTATTTTTTGCCCAACATTCGGCGTGAGTGTGTGCCTCAAATGAGGGAGCGAGTGATTTTAGTGGGCACGATTAAAAGCTTTAAACAAAAATCCCACTCCCCCAAACTCATAAAAATGCATTTCTTCAATCAACTTATATTTTGATTTGCCTTAGCCTTTTTATTGCCTCCTATTAAAAGTGATCCCATAAACTTCATTCCTTATTTGGAATAAGGGGTCAGTAGGGGCTTCCACGCCTTTAGGGAGATCGGCTGGGAAATACACATCTTTATTGCAACCCATTCCTTCGTATTCTTCAACTTTCAATGTCCCTACCAGTAATTCCTTGTGTTTGCCTTTCCAAAGTGCAGTCGTGTCGTTGGTGGCATCATTTTTATTCGCAAACACCAGATACATTTGGTATTCTACGGGTTTAGTTTTAAGGTGTTGTTGGAATGAAGAAAGCAGATAATTTGAATCTCTTTGCTTTAATTCTTGGGGGTTAAGATACTTGATGCCGTCTTTAGGCACAAATTTCCATCTCGCAGGCAATAATTTTTCTTTCTTATCTTTAAACTTGAACGCATGCACGCTATAATAAGGCGTGTTAGCCACGCTTGAGCTAATCCCTATCGTTTTTGTGTAAGCGGCAAAATTCTTATAAGAGGGGACTTCTTCATAAAGCTTTTTGATTCTTGCTTCATCCACCTTGCCATTTTTGGGGATTCTCATCTCAAAAAATTGGGCGAATTCGTTAGGGTTTTTGGCAAAATTGATTTCTGTATTGAGCATCACCATTGTCCAGCTAGCGTTTTGGTTTTCTAATTTTAACGCCATTCCCCTAACTTTGCTTTTATCATCCATCGCCACGCCTCCTAAAGAATACCTTACAGACGCAGGGATTTCTTTTTTATTGAGTAATGGCACATCTAAATCCTTTCTTGCTTGCGGGTTAGGGAGGAACACGCCTTTAGCGCAAAACCCCTTAGTGTGGTTGATTTTCATTTTAGGCTCTTTGGCGTTGAGTTTGTAGAAAATATCTGCAATCTCTTCAGCGCTCACTTCATGGGCTTTTAAAAAACCCAAGCTAAAAACCAAACACAAGCTCAAACCAATTTTTTTCATTCTTGATCCTTATTATTATTATTTTTATATAAAACAATGCCTTATTGTATCAGTAAATTCCCTATTGAGCCTTAAAAAAGCCTTTTTTTAAATATCTTATTAGGGTATTAAAAGATTATCCTATCCATTGCATGCTTATGAGCAAGCCTTTAAGGATAAACTTGCGTTTAAATTTTGTGATTTTTAAGAAAAATTAGTTTGATTTTTAGCTAATTCTACATTCTTTTATGCTACAATTATCTTTACAGAGTAATTTATCTATTCTCAGGTAAAGTAAGGAAGAGGAATGAAATTAAAGAAACGAAAAGTTGCGACTACATTGCTAAAGCGTTTTACCTTACCACTATTGTTCACTACGGGTTCATTAGGGGCGGTTACTTATGAAGTGCATGGGGATTTTATCAACTTCTCCAAAGTGGGTTTTAACCATTCGCCTATTAACCCTGTTAAAGGTATCTATCCCACAGAAACTTTTGTTAACCTTACGGGTAAGCTAGAGGGGTCTGTGCATTTAGGTAGAGGATGGACCGTGAATTTAGGCGGTGTTTTGGGCGGACAAGTTTATGATAGCACTAAGTATGACAGGTGGGCAAAGGATTTTACCCCCCCAAGCTATTGGGATAAAACTTCTTGCGGCACTGATTCTTTGAGTCTTTGTATGAATGCCACTAAAATGTGGCAGCAACAAGGGCCAGGCGGTATTATTGACCCTAGAGGTATTGGTTGGGAATATATGGGTGAGTGGAACGGCTTGTTCCCTAACTACTATCCGGCTAACGCCTACTTGCCTGGGGGTTCAAGGCGCTATCAAGTTTATAAAGCGAATCTTACCTATGATAGTAGCAGAGTCCATATGGTAATGGGGCGCTTTGATGTTACGGAGCAGGAGCAAATGGATTGGGTTTACCAATTGTTCCAAGGTTTTTACGGGACTTTCAAGCTCACGAATAAGATGAAGTTCTTGCTCTTTAGCTCTTGGGGTCGTGGTATCGCTGACGGTCAATGGTTGTTCCCTATCTATCGTGAAAAGCCTTGGGGTATTCATAAAGCCGGTATTATTTATCGCCCTACAAAGAATTGGATGATCCACCCTTATGTGTATCTTATCCCAGAAGTAGGCACATTGCCCGGTTTTAAAGTAGAGTATGATACCAATCCTGAGTTTAGCGGTAGGGGCATTAGGAATAGAACGACTTTCTATGCGTTGTATGACTATCGTTGGAATAACGCTGAATACGGTCGTTACGCGCCCGCTCGTTATAACACTTGGGATCCGTTCTTGGATAATGGTAAGTGGCGTGGCTTGCAAGGTCCTGGTGGTGCGACGCTCTTTTTACGCCACCATATAGACATTAACAACTACTTTGTGGTTGGTGGTGCTTATCTCAACATTGGTAACCCTAACATGAACTTAGGTACTTGGGGTAACATCATCGCTGTGGATGGTATCGAACAATGGGTTGGCAGTATCTACAGCTTAGGGTTTGCGGGGATTGACAACATTACCGACGCTGACGCGTTCACCGAGTATGTTAAAGGTGGAGGCAAGCATGGTAAGTTCAGTTGGAGCGTTTATCAGCGCTTCACTACCGCTCCAAGGGCTTTGGAATATGGTATCGGTATGTATCTAGACTATCAGTTCAGCAAGCATGTTAAAGCGGGTCTCAAACTCGTGTGGTTAGAGTTCCAAATTCGTGCGGGTTACAACCCTGGAACCGGTTTCCTTGGGCCAAACGGGCAACCGCTTAACTTGAATAATGGTTTGTTTGAATCTTCTGCGTTCGCGCAAGGCCCTCAAAACATGGGCGGTATCGCAAAAAGCATTACTCAAGACAGAAGCCATTTGATGACACACATTAGTTATAGTTTCTAAGAGAGTTTCCCTATATCTCTTAGATATGTCTTTTTTGTATTTTTATTTTTAATATCTTTGGGAGTTAGGGTTTTGGAAATTAAGAAATATTTTTCTTACTCTCTATTTTTTTTGCTTTTTTCTAGTTTTTTTTTATCCAAACTTCAAGCTTATAAATTCAACATGAGCATTGTTGGAAAGGTGAGCAGCTATACCAAGTTTGGCTTTAACAACCAAAGATACCAGCCTTCTAAAGACATTTATCCTACAGGTAGCTACACTTCTTTACTCGGCGAATTGAATTTGAGCATGGGTTTATACAAGGGTTTGAGAGCGGAAGTGGGGGCGATGATGGCAGCGCTCCCCTATGACTCTACCGCTTATCAAGGCAACAATATCCCTAATGGCCAGCCTGGCTCTAGGACTGATCCTTTTGGAGCGGGTATCTTTTGGCAATACATTGGTTGGTATGCGGGACATAGCGGTTTAAATGTGCAAAAACCTCGTTTAGCCATGGTGCATAACGCTTTTTTGAGCTACAACTACAAAAAAGACAAATTCAGTTTTGGCGTGAAAGGGGGGCGCTATGATGCTGAAGAGTATGATTGGTTCACTTCTTACACTCAAGGGGTTGAAGGCTTTGTCAAATATAAAGACACCAGGTTAAGGGTGATGTATTCAGACGCCAGGGCTTCAGCGTCAAGCGACTGGTTTTGGTATTTTGGGCGTTATTATACAAGCGGTAAGGCTCTAATGATTGCGGATTTGAAATATGAAAAAGACAACCTAAAAATCAACCCTTATTTTTATGCGATCTTTCAAAGAATGTATGCGCCAGGCATTAATATCACTTATGACACCAACCCTAATTTCAACAATAAAGGCTTTCGTTTTGTAGGCACTTTCGTGGGGTTTTTCCCCATTTTTGCCACTCCAGCCAATCAGAATGATATTATTCTC
This genomic interval carries:
- a CDS encoding mobilization protein; amino-acid sequence: MEFLLDVRCVQILNDLKTRHNKSYTKIVENLILNSQISFYKQQKITSALGSLAMLYSSLNATCSNFNQIAYHLNNAALLGENVIHLGLLQDIETQLKAWSEKTKILNLAIKKSAFIVAHCLKGDKKILKGMNL
- a CDS encoding DNA cytosine methyltransferase → MYKVADIFCGAGGLSYGFSVHPHFELIWANDIDKDAILSYQANHKEAQTILCDIMQLDCHNLPCVSIDILLGGPPCQSYSTLGKRKMDEKANLFKEYLRLLDLVKPKMFVFENVVGLMSMQKGQLFKQICNAFKERGYILEHAILNALDYGVPQIRERVFLVGALKSFKQKFHFPKPIKTHFSLKDALGDLPPIQSGENGDALGYLKNADNVFLEFVRNSKELSEHSSPKNNEKLIKIMQTLKDGQSKDDLPKNLRPKSGYTNTYAKMWWEKPAPTITRNFSTPSSSRCIHPRDSRALSIREGARLQSFPDNYKFCGSSSAKRLQIGNAVPPLLSAALAQAVFDFLRDKNV
- a CDS encoding restriction endonuclease translates to MFDNNDFKGYRNLLGFNSQNAFKEFLGAKDIQPCVDFNYLNALKKRLIEIFSAINSVYCFKYNEYELECFFKNSIERVFSKIVDTHIIYKLNNQGRRPEEVCFSWMRGFLVAEFFKGFIACLFGAQKETIKFFGGDNFESIENFKRSPKADFLLDNHLLLEVQSGFQGINDIKEHKVIEAKRRLITDKIPTIVVHFDLFNGQVACVEISKIKDNDLNWITRQQMEGQSVFNISQNFFDYKITEIPSKPLS
- a CDS encoding catalase family peroxidase produces the protein MKKIGLSLCLVFSLGFLKAHEVSAEEIADIFYKLNAKEPKMKINHTKGFCAKGVFLPNPQARKDLDVPLLNKKEIPASVRYSLGGVAMDDKSKVRGMALKLENQNASWTMVMLNTEINFAKNPNEFAQFFEMRIPKNGKVDEARIKKLYEEVPSYKNFAAYTKTIGISSSVANTPYYSVHAFKFKDKKEKLLPARWKFVPKDGIKYLNPQELKQRDSNYLLSSFQQHLKTKPVEYQMYLVFANKNDATNDTTALWKGKHKELLVGTLKVEEYEGMGCNKDVYFPADLPKGVEAPTDPLFQIRNEVYGITFNRRQ
- the hofC gene encoding outer membrane beta-barrel protein HofC, giving the protein MKLKKRKVATTLLKRFTLPLLFTTGSLGAVTYEVHGDFINFSKVGFNHSPINPVKGIYPTETFVNLTGKLEGSVHLGRGWTVNLGGVLGGQVYDSTKYDRWAKDFTPPSYWDKTSCGTDSLSLCMNATKMWQQQGPGGIIDPRGIGWEYMGEWNGLFPNYYPANAYLPGGSRRYQVYKANLTYDSSRVHMVMGRFDVTEQEQMDWVYQLFQGFYGTFKLTNKMKFLLFSSWGRGIADGQWLFPIYREKPWGIHKAGIIYRPTKNWMIHPYVYLIPEVGTLPGFKVEYDTNPEFSGRGIRNRTTFYALYDYRWNNAEYGRYAPARYNTWDPFLDNGKWRGLQGPGGATLFLRHHIDINNYFVVGGAYLNIGNPNMNLGTWGNIIAVDGIEQWVGSIYSLGFAGIDNITDADAFTEYVKGGGKHGKFSWSVYQRFTTAPRALEYGIGMYLDYQFSKHVKAGLKLVWLEFQIRAGYNPGTGFLGPNGQPLNLNNGLFESSAFAQGPQNMGGIAKSITQDRSHLMTHISYSF
- the hofD gene encoding outer membrane beta-barrel protein HofD, which translates into the protein MEIKKYFSYSLFFLLFSSFFLSKLQAYKFNMSIVGKVSSYTKFGFNNQRYQPSKDIYPTGSYTSLLGELNLSMGLYKGLRAEVGAMMAALPYDSTAYQGNNIPNGQPGSRTDPFGAGIFWQYIGWYAGHSGLNVQKPRLAMVHNAFLSYNYKKDKFSFGVKGGRYDAEEYDWFTSYTQGVEGFVKYKDTRLRVMYSDARASASSDWFWYFGRYYTSGKALMIADLKYEKDNLKINPYFYAIFQRMYAPGINITYDTNPNFNNKGFRFVGTFVGFFPIFATPANQNDIILFQQVPLGKSGQTYFFRTRFYYNKWQFGGSVYKNIGNANGDIGIYGDPLGYNIWTNSIYDAEINNIVGADVINGFLYVGSQYRGFSWKILGRWTDSPRADERSLALFLSYFSNKYNIRMDLKLEYYGNITKKGYCIGYCGMYVPVDPNGPGTQPLTHNVYSDRSHIMFNIAYGFRIY